One window from the genome of Leptidea sinapis chromosome 24, ilLepSina1.1, whole genome shotgun sequence encodes:
- the LOC126971784 gene encoding uncharacterized protein LOC126971784 isoform X3: MLNIPVLICWIMVYLAQDKATLLISRVIVGVSYGGVLILTYLSVAEYTSPNIRSFCLNVMGCVGLYVGISLGHVSSLLFSWRTVALIGAIPTLLAIVLPLFWVESPSWLASKGRFDECKIAFEALHVFNEETNKELEFLISSEQRKQVRYSKNTNLVKFIFSKISLAIRKRYFWKISLVNTVINIYRIAGGRIMFSTLALTILQDIAGKTSILSHTLLVDGFSILGAVISCFLVKKFKMRPLLFTSGIISNTILLILAICLYCRPEKDEIFTWVKVSLLALYFITVLAGPYAVLETLLMEIIPLEIKAYFIFFFGALIGIIQFLAVKMAPVMFSSIGYHGVFIINAGIVTLCLIFLWFYLPETKGKTLEAIENHFICQTNEIELNDIDQCNELMRMKRNSIEI, translated from the coding sequence ATGCTCAACATTCCAGTTTTAATATGTTGGATAATGGTTTATTTAGCCCAGGATAAGGCCACCTTGCTAATATCACGAGTAATTGTTGGTGTATCGTATGGCGGTGTACTTATACTAACTTATCTAAGTGTAGCAGAATATACTTCACCGAATATTAGATCATTTTGTTTGAATGTAATGGGATGCGTTGGCTTATACGTAGGGATTTCACTGGGACACGTTTCAAGCCTCTTATTCTCTTGGAGAACAGTTGCATTGATTGGGGCAATTCCAACGCTATTAGCAATTGTCCTCCCATTATTCTGGGTAGAAAGCCCGTCGTGGTTGGCATCAAAAGGACGCTTCGATGAATGCAAAATAGCATTTGAAGCACTACATGTTTTTAATGAAGAAACAAATAAGGAATTGGAGTTTTTAATATCTTCGGAGCAAAGAAAGCAAGTGCGATATTCGAAGAACACGAAccttgtaaaatttatttttagtaaaatatcaCTTGCCATTCGAAAAAGGTATTTTTGGAAAATAAGCCTTGTCAAtactgttataaatatttacagaatAGCTGGTGGACGCATTATGTTCAGTACTCTGGCATTAACTATCTTACAAGATATAGCAGGAAAAACCAGCATTCTCTCTCATACCTTGTTAGTTGATGGCTTTTCTATTCTTGGAGCCGTAATATCTTGCTTTTTAgtcaagaaatttaaaatgcGACCACTACTATTTACATCCGGTATTATATCcaacacaattttattaatcttgGCAATTTGTTTATACTGCAGACCGGAAAAAGATGAAATATTCACATGGGTGAAAGTTTCATTATTAGCATTATACTTTATAACTGTTTTAGCAGGTCCCTACGCTGTATTAGAAACTCTTTTAATGGAGATAATCCCTCTGGAAATCAAAGCATACTTTATATTCTTTTTTGGTGCGTTAATTGGAATAATTCAGTTTCTAGCAGTAAAAATGGCACCTGTTATGTTTAGCTCAATAGGATACCACGGTGTCTTCATTATAAACGCTGGGATCGTaacattatgtttaattttcctATGGTTTTATTTGCCTGAAACTAAAGGTAAAACATTGGAAGCAAttgaaaatcattttatttgtcAAACAAATGAAATTGAGTTAAATGACATTGACCAATGCAATGAATTAATGCGAATGAAACGAAATAGTATAGAGATCTAA
- the LOC126971776 gene encoding uncharacterized protein LOC126971776, with product MFVILNNVVIISSNSLRVTIYLVKLKADLVLIYTHNLIKMNPQIRQAIVLSGLMMCSISDGYIFGQMSGMIDSLRSPDSSIRLTDDDISWIASILNMTCLCGYALLAVVCEYFGRGKTVGLLSIPVLASWIMVYFAQDRIILLASRVIVGVFYGGILILTYICVGEYIPYRTRAFHTNFMSSVGNITGTTLGHVLSIVLHWRTVALIGIIPTTLSIILALCWEESPSWLAGKRRFDDCEKSFKSLHMPSIESDRELKSIIAHEKQKQSECSKFNQTSFWSRTLSACKRKYFWRIMGLSFVTQIYRIAGGRILFSTFAITMLQDITGHSYILLFTLAVDGCGIIGALISCGFIRKFKMRKLILVSGTISNLILILTSVSLFYLNDTFVNVCIKIGFLALYFITVYAGPYAVMDSLLSEIFPLEIKTFCMFLLGLMGAPIQFLAIKTSPGLFLTIGYHGVLLINAGIVTLCLIYLWAYLPETKGRTLQEIEYYFHNGKYENTCSAEWFKNDQIVKINANYKDEQLY from the exons atgtttgttattttaaacaatgttgTGATCATATCGAGTAACTCACTTAGAGTTACTATTTATTTAGTGAAGCTAAAAGctgatttagttttaatttacacACACAATTTAATTAAGATGAATCCACAAATACGACAG GCTATAGTGCTTTCAGGCCTGATGATGTGCAGCATAtctgatggatacatatttggaCAAATGTCTGGCATGATAGATTCACTACGATCTCCAGATAGTTCGATACGATTAACGGATGATGATATTTCATGGATTG catCAATATTAAACATGACATGTCTATGTGGCTACGCACTGCTTGCTGTAGTTTGTGAATATTTTGGCAGAGGAAAAACTGTGGGATTACTTAGTATACCTGTACTTGCTTCATGGATAATGGTATATTTTGCTCAAGACAGGATAATATTATTAGCATCGAGAGTTATAGTTGGCGTATTTTATGGCGGTATACTAATTTTAACATACATTTGTGTTGGCGAATACATACCATATCGGACTAGAGCATTTCATACTAATTTTATGAGTAGTGTGGGAAATATAACGGGAACTACATTGGGACATGTACTGAGTATAGTCTTGCATTGGAGAACTGTAGCACTTATTGGCATTATTCCCACAACACTGTCTATAATTCTGGCTTTGTGTTGGGAGGAAAGCCCGTCTTGGTTGGCTGGTAAAAGACGATTTGATGATTGcgaaaaatcattcaaatcgctGCACATGCCGAGTATAGAATCAGACCGGGAACTAAAATCTATAATCGCACACGAAAAACAGAAACAGTCGGAATGTTCTAAGTTCAACCAAACTTCATTTTGGTCTAGAACTTTATCGGCATGCAAGCGCAAATACTTCTGGAGGATAATGGGATTAAGTTTCGTCACACAAATTTACAGAATCGCTGGTGGTCGGATTTTGTTCTCTACGTTTGCCATCACCATGTTACAAGATATAACTGGTCACTCTTACATACTTTTATTTACCTTAGCGGTTGATGGATGTGGGATAATAGGTGCTTTAATATCTTGTggatttataagaaaatttaaaatgagaAAGTTGATATTAGTATCAGGGACAATATCGAATTTAATTCTGATTCTGACATCGGtgtcattgttttatttaaatgatacgTTTGTTAATGTTTGTATCAAAATAGGATTTCTAGCATTGTACTTTATAACGGTGTATGCTGGTCCTTACGCTGTTATGGATAGTTTATTAAGTGAAATATTTCCTCTTGAAATTAAAACGTTTTGCATGTTCCTTTTGGGCCTCATGGGCGCCCCAATACAGTTCTTAGCTATTAAGACGTCACCAGGGTTGTTTTTAACAATCGGTTATCATGGAGTTTTATTGATAAATGCAGGAATAGTAACGCtgtgtttgatttatttatggGCATATTTACCAGAGACAAAAGGAAGAACTTTGCAAGAGATTGAGTACTATTTTCATAACGGGAAATATGAAAACACTTGTAGTGCAGAATGGTTTAAGAATGATCAAATCGTCAAAATTAATGCCAATTACAAAGACGAACAATTATATTAG
- the LOC126971798 gene encoding ell-associated factor Eaf — translation MADKHSLNYEVRELKLGSSFTNNKVSQYHTIKYDFKPASVDVNKMATVDVGTNNQVTVTVPHLDGAGVPQTVFKGSQRPYTKECVLIIDRVTGEITLEKLSSNIQVKKTRQESAVKQRPLTPITADMTNTTQRSTSRTRVATNKRVQNNPAPTVTPAPQMTNHARFNGGSQKAQNMVRSPPRVKTSPPQAPWSAGGNSTLASLPMIGFDEAPSASAAPSLPHVTPAVTQNVTQNVTPNVTQNVTPNMPHVAHRHTPAQIPPAPQVQRQEDSSSSSSSDSDSDSGSGSDSDDNDSSARQALPNGTASNPSLPTDVLNDDLCLSESGSDSD, via the exons ATGGCTGATAAACATAGTTTAAATTATGAAGTGAGGGAATTGAAGTTGGGTTCAAGCTTTACAAATAACAAAGTTTCCCAGTATCATACCATTAAAT ATGATTTCAAACCAGCTTCTGTGGATGTTAACAAAATGGCTACTGTAGATGTTGGTACTAATAACCAAGTAACTGTTACAGTACCACATTTAG ATGGAGCTGGAGTTCCTCAGACTGTATTTAAAGGAAGTCAACGGCCATATACAAAAGAGTGTGTACTTATAATAGACCGAGTCACAGGCGAGATCACTCTTGAAAAACTCTCTAGTAATATACAAGTTAAGAAAACTAG GCAAGAATCGGCTGTAAAGCAGAGACCTCTAACACCAATAACAGCAGACATGACAAATACTACACAGAGATCTACATCGCGTACGCGAGTAGCCACCAACAAACGTGTACAAAATAATCCAG caCCTACAGTAACACCGGCTCCTCAGATGACAAATCATGCCCGGTTCAACGGAGGCTCGCAGAAAGCACAAAACATGGTCCGTTCTCCTCCACGGGTGAAAACATCACCACCACAGGCTCC ATGGTCTGCTGGCGGCAACAGTACATTGGCCTCGTTGCCGATGATTGGTTTCGACGAGGCGCCGTCCGCGTCAGCAGCGCCGAGCCTACCGCACGTGACGCCCGCCGTGACACAGAACGTGACGCAGAACGTGACACCCAACGTGACGCAGAACGTGACACCGAACATGCCGCACGTGGCGCACAGACATACCCCCGCACAGATACCGCCCGCACCG CAAGTGCAGAGACAAGAGGACAGTTCGTCAAGTTCATCCAGCGATAGCGATAGTGACAGTGGCAGCGGTAGTGATAGTGATGACAACGACTCGAGCGCGCGTCAGGCACTCCCTAACg GAACTGCAAGTAACCCATCGTTACCAACAGATGTGCTCAACGACGATCTGTGCCTCTCTGAGTCCGGGAGTGACTCCGACTGA